The proteins below are encoded in one region of Lepisosteus oculatus isolate fLepOcu1 chromosome 10, fLepOcu1.hap2, whole genome shotgun sequence:
- the LOC102684613 gene encoding iroquois-class homeodomain protein irx-1, translating to MSFPQLGYPQYLSATQAVYGGDRPGVLAASARGGSTDIGANPTATAAAVTSVLGMYANPYAAHNYSAFLPYTSADLALFSQMGSQYELKDNPGVHPASFAAHTSPAFYPYGQFQYGDPARPKNATRESTSTLKAWLNEHRKNPYPTKGEKIMLAIITKMTLTQVSTWFANARRRLKKENKVTWGTRSKDDEDGNIFGSDNEGDAEKNEDDEEIDLESIDIDKIDENDGDQSNEEDEEKLETRERREIDSMEKRRALTLQAHEGFDKSKDTISTGKDPSESNNTRVLSPGGQSNLQLPANNKPKIWSLAETATTPDSAQKPTSPSAPVSHASPQIQHPAFLPSHGLYTCQIGKFHNWTNGAFLSQNSLLNVRSFLGVNQHHHHHNHSLHAQQQQSSVVASSVVALNSEKSSESLSPKHIERENVQRTESPTQPLKSSFQPVHDSPRNQQEATQRVLTALSSA from the exons ATGTCTTTTCCCCAACTGGGTTACCCTCAGTATTTAAGTGCCACCCAAGCGGTGTATGGAGGCGATCGGCCGGGAGTTCTGGCTGCCTCTGCCCGAGGAGGAAGCACCGATATCGGTGCAAATCCGACAGCCACAGCAGCAGCAGTCACATCGGTGTTGGGCATGTACGCAAACCCTTACGCAGCCCATAACTACAGCGCTTTCCTGCCTTACACCAGTGCCGACTTGGCTCTCTTCTCTCAGATG GGTTCACAATATGAACTGAAAGATAATCCAGGTGTTCACCCAGCCAGTTTTGCTGCACACACTTCTCCAGCTTTTTACCCTTATGGACAGTTCCAGTATGGAGACCCTGCCAGACCAAAAAATGCCACCAGGGAGAGCACAAGCACTCTCAAGGCCTGGCTTAATGAACACAGGAAAAATCCTTACCCAACCAAAGGAGAGAAGATCATGTTGGCCATTATAACAAAGATGACCTTGACCCAAGTCTCAACCTGGTTTGCTAATGCCAGGAGGAGGCTCAAGAAGGAGAACAAGGTCACCTGGGGTACAAGGAGCAAAGATGATGAAGATGGCAACATATTTGGCAGTGATAATGAAGGTGACGCTGAGAagaatgaagatgatgaagagaTTGACTTGGAGAGCATAGATATTGACAAGATTGATGAGAATGATGGGGATCAAAGCAATGAGGAAGACGAGGAGAAATTAGAAaccagagagagaagagaaatagACAGCATGGAGAAAAGACGAGCATTGACTCTTCAAGCGCATGAAGGTTTTGACAAATCAAAAGACACAATCTCTACAGGCAAAGACCCATCAGAAAGCAATAACACAAGAGTTCTTTCCCCTGGCGGGCAGAGTAATTTACAGCTGCCAGCAAACAATAAACCCAAGATATGGTCCTTAGCAGAAACTGCTACTACTCCTGATAGCGCTCAGAAACCCACGTCACCCTCTGCCCCAGTCAGTCACGCATCACCCCAAATACAGCACCCAGCGTTTCTTCCAAGCCATGGACTATACACGTGCCAGATTGGAAAGTTCCACAATTGGACAAATGGTGCTTTCCTCAGCCAGAATTCCCTGTTAAACGTGAGGTCTTTTTTGGGAGTAAATCAACATCACCATCACCATAATCACTCCCTCCATgcacagcagcagcagtccTCTGTAGTTGCTTCATCCGTCGTAGCGCTGAACAGTGAGAAGTCTTCAGAGAGTCTCAGTCCTAAACACATag aaCGGGAAAACGTTCAAAGGACCGAATCTCCCACACAGCCGTTGAAGTCCTCCTTTCAGCCAGTACACGACAG TCCCAGGAATCAACAAGAGGCAACACAGCGAGTCTTAACAGCTCTGTCTTCAGCCTGA